A DNA window from Mustelus asterias unplaced genomic scaffold, sMusAst1.hap1.1 HAP1_SCAFFOLD_3105, whole genome shotgun sequence contains the following coding sequences:
- the LOC144490277 gene encoding uncharacterized protein LOC144490277 yields MALDRRRVGERLQASLAGLQELRLLRERHREVVRRLLEAGEREPGPGSPGQLHQPTAATTGDRQQPRLLGPSEAAGNVSPNPDHQEATLSPGSSEPQAAFGQRSAPPDPLCPPAGPSCLGEEPSRARGSAVEVGSGAPLSGKAPVPGRAVAVRGVPEEQALEPPGGSGELKRMESGIQLAEGPLDNLESDSRPSSGFYDVTDSASCSLSNSCTSVYSECPSGSRWSMQSLSQLPRSNSHWNRPRSTDDSAVRLLDLRSQRLLLAGPGHRPQRVTGPRRPAGQRPRSGQSRPVTSFRSAVTRPSTPPEGRSPVAAATGAPGAPLMPSISATWCPGMAQRCTTIPAPCTLSPCRAPSLSPLRPGGARRGGGGPGPAGVSEPATAHQALLAPSRGRLDKYISGLVLRFRCRPPPARPSWPPTPRACPCRPSTARAPRPRGGAAG; encoded by the exons atgGCTCTGGATCGCCGGAGGGTGGGTGAGAGGCTGCAAGCCAGCCTCGCCGGCTTACAGGAGCTGCGGCTGCTGCGGGAGCGGCACCGGGAGGTGGTGCGGAGGCTGCTGGAGGCCGGGGAGCGGGAGCCGGGGCCGGGCAGCCCGGGGCAGCTACACCAGCCAACCGCCGCAACAACAGGGGACAGGCAACAG cctcGCTTGCTGGGACCCAGTGAGGCCGCTGGAAATGTATCACCGAACCCTGACCACCAGGAGGCCACCCTTTCCCCGGGCAGCAGCGAGCCCCAAGCTGCCTTTGGGCAGCGGAGTGCCCCCCCggaccccctctgcccacccgcTGGGCCCTCTTGCCTGGGGGAGGAGCCCTCGCGGGCACGCGGGAGTGCCGTGGAGGTGGGCAGCGGAGCTCCCCTCTCCGGCAAGGCCCCTGTCCCGGGGCGGGCAGTGGCAGTCCGGGGGGTGcctgaggaacaggcccttgaacCTCCCGGGGGCTCGGGGGAGCTGAAGAGGATGGAGTCGGGGATTCAGCTCGCCGAGGGCCCACTGGACAATCTGGAATCGGACTCCAGGCCCAGTTCTG GTTTTTATGATGTGACTGACAGTGcctcatgctccctctccaaCTCCTGCACATCAGTGTACAGCGAGTGCCCGTCAGGCAGTAGGTGGAGTATGCAGTCCCTGTCCCAGCTTCCCCGGTCAAATAGCCACTGGAACAGACCGCGTTCCACCGATGATTCCGCAGTGCGGTTGCTGGACCTTCGCTCGCAGAGGCTGCTACTGGCTGGCCCGGGACACCGACCGCAGAGGGTTACGGGGCCGCGGCGACCGGCAGGTCAAAGGCCACGCAGCGGCCAGTCTCGACCG gtgACCTCATTTCGTTCCGCCGTTACCCGGCCCTCGACCCCGCCGGAAGGCCGATCTCCTGTTGCTGCGGCGACTGGGGCCCCCGGGGCGCCCCTGATGCCAAGTATCAGTGCGACCTGGTGTCCCGGAATGGCACAGAGGTGTACCACTATCCCAGCCCCCTGCACGCTGTCGCCCTGCAGAGCCCCCTCTTTATCGCCCCTCCGACCCGGGGGTGCCCGCCGCGGGGGAGGAGGGCCCGGGCCTGCCGGGGTGTCGGAACCGGCCACCGCGCACCAGGCCCTCCTGGCCCCCAGCCGGGGGAGGCTGGACAAGTACATCTCGGGCCTGGTCCTCCGGTTCCGCTGCCGGCCGCCCCCGGCAAGGCCGAGTTGGCCTCCCACGCCAAGAGCCTGTCCCTGTCGTCCGTCTACAGCCAGGGCTCCTCGACCGCGGGGCGGCGCCGCTGGTTAG